The window GCTCTGCCCAATGGAAGCAGCCACATCTCCCCAGAGCCTCTGAGCTCTGACCAGGCTGATACAGTCCCTGAGGCTGCCAGCATCACAGCTCTGAATGCTCAAGCTCAGGTGATGCAAAGTATTCtagaaataaatcacatctCTCCCATGCTGCAAACCCAGAACCCAGCTCTAGTGAAGCCTCTGaccttttttcctccatatCCCAGGTCACTGCCTGCAAGGGGAAGAGCATGGATCATGCAGGAGCAATCTGTCCTCTCTGGGACAAGGCAGAGTACTGTCAAACCAGAGctcagagctcacctgtgtaAGTACCCTCACACAGAGGGTACTGCTGGGGCACAGACAGCCCAAGTTCAAGGACTCCTTAACCTCTGAGTGCTTGGCCTGGCAGCTCTCAGAGTGTTTGCTTGAGGTTGTTTCCACCTGCGTAATGTGGACAGTGAGAAATGCTTGTCTGCTCTGACGCAACATCTCTCTTTCCACCCAGCTCATCTCCACCATGGTGTCTCATAGTTTCCAGTTAGTGATTAAAGACATGTCACTGATGTCTCCTGTCCCCTTTTTTGAATGCTTTATGGTGAATGTCTGGCTGCTGCCTACACAAACCTGTGTGGCTTTCAGGTAGCGGCTGCAAGAGCAGACCAAGAGACCCTGGCAGTCCCTGCAGcccttctttccccctcctaaattcttaattttaaatggtCTCTGTAGAAATCCATGCTTGCCAGGAGACTGCCTGGCCGCAGACCAGTCAAACAGCTCTCCATCACTTTTCTAACTCCCACCTCTCTGTAGGAAAGTCAGCATAATAAAGCTTTACCTCCAGCATACAGACTAGAGTACCAAGGGCCAAGCCAAGCTATCGCATTGCAGAGGGTTGGTACAGCAATATTTCCCCAACCCTCATCTCCaagctggagagatgctggCCCCTGGGACCATATGTAGGAAGGTGCATGGGAGCAAAATGATGGGTGCATACTGCTTTGGGGATGCAAGGTGAGGGGATCTGACCTGGTGAGTCAGCCATCAGGTGTTCAGTAAGAGCTCTTACTGGTGAGGCTTTGGTGAGCCGGTTTGCAGAACGGGCTGAGAAACCCACAACGTGTTTGAACCTGAAACGAGGTCAGCAAAATGCCCAATGCAAGAGAACTTTTTGGCACAAGCATGGTGATGGTGTTACGCTTCACCcctgaaaaaaaccaaccaacccaacaacaaaagaacaacTAAAAAGGCAATAGTGCAGTACAGCTTGATGAGGACTTAACTGGGCAGATGTTCAACCAACCATCCATTTTCTCTGGGGAGAGTGCATAATCCTAAAAGGCCAAATGACAGTTCATTCAACAAACCCACATTTCTGGAGAACAGAGAAGAACCAAACCCCAGCAGCTCAGAGGGGAAGATTTTGGACTGTCTCTAGTGTATGATTATTTATCTCTTCCAGAAAAGCATCATGCAACATGTATGCATGTTCCCTACGTGTGTCACCACTGGGACCATGGTACCATATGTACATAGTACTACCTGTGCTAGATCTCTTTACCAAATAGTTTTGCTCTTCAGTTCAGGGCAATGTTTGCAGGTATAAATCCCATCCCTGTGCTTTGCCTCCTGGCAAAACAAACTCCTCCTATCCCCATTGTGTCACAGAAAATGCAGCTTGGACATCAAGACAAGCCAAAAATCCATCAGGCTATATGGAGGGTGGCTTTCTGACCAGCTTCTAGATGGTAATCACCCATGTCATTTGTTTGTGTTACCTTATGCACTGCAGGGAGGATGAGCACAGAGGACACTGGCAATGGGACCTCTCCTACCACGCCTCTCCTTGGGCTTCTGGTTTCAACCACTGAGCTGGTCCCTCCCAGCTATACATCCCCTGAGACAGCAGATCCACTGCTTGTCATTGTTGCACTTGTCTGCATCTTCCTCCTTCTGGCAACCTTCCTCATCTTTGTTACCCTCTGCAAGCCAGCGGCGCTGGACCAGGCCCGCTCTGGGCCCCATGAGTGCATGCCCCATCACCCAGTGGATACCAGTGAGCCCCAGCTGAGGTTCTGGAAGCGGCTGGGCTCCCTGCGATGCTCCATCAACACCTTCAGGAGGAGTCAGCCAATGTCCCAGAGACAGCTCACCTGCCCCAGGAGCTCCCTCACCAGCCAGAACTGGGATATCATGGAGTCCACCAAAATGTGACCCTCCTCTGTAGGAACTAACTCATCCCACACTGCTATTCTTTCCTAAGCTTTTGGTTCAGCCTCAGTTCCCTTCTGAGCATCCTGGCAGAGCCCCTTTGAGCAGCTCATTTCCAGGCAGTGACTCTGCAAGGTGATGAGAGATTTTGCTATTTCAGGTTCACGAATGCTTTCCAGGTTACCGTTTCCTGGCAGGAAAGGTGGAGGCATCCTAACTACACCACACACAGCTATCACCAGGCAGTCCAAAAAACACtgccatttaatttcttttggaaCACATTGTGCAAGTTGCGAGCCACCTGAACAAACAGCCTGCGCAAGAGAAGAGCAAGCTGGCTACCCAACAAATACTGCCTTGACGAGAGGCATCCTGAGGCAAATGTGCTCCACAAAAAGCAATCCTCGGCTGAGATTGTCCCTGAGCTGTGGTCCTGAGCAGGCAGAGGAAGGCTTCTGCCCCCTATGTGTCACCCAGTCCCTGTCTACTCTCTCTCCATGCAATGAGCTGCGGTTACTGCAGTAGATGCTTGGAAGGATGTATGCTACAGCTGTCTGCTGGAAACCTGTTTCAATAAAcgagcagtgggagcaggtaAACATGCCTATAAATGCATTAAAGAGAGCTTTTGAGGCTCGCAGCCACTGCCAGCTTGGAAAGGCACTGCGCAAAGCTGAGCTGCTCATTTCTGCTGGGAAAGGTTACAACAACCAGCAGGTAAGCTGACGTGCTTAAAGGAATCAgtacaaaacacaaaaagtgGTTTAATTCTTCCAGGTCTGCAGCTCACACTATGTTCAGCTATCAAGTTCACCCCTCTGGGTGAAGTCTCCATGCTCAGCGAAGCCCCACGGTGAGCAACAAAGCCCATCTCCCTGGGTTTCACTTGATCTCTGACCCTCGTGAGGTGCAGCTCTGCATCAGGACCTTTCCAGGCTGCCTGTGGCATTCCTGCTCTCCTCTGGCCCTGAGCTGCCTGCCTTTCAGAGAAGAGGATGGGGAAGCCTTTGAAAACTCTCTTATTgccacagggacatggggatgtATTTGAAGGGAGAGACCTTCAGTACAAATGGCTCACACTAAAGGTGTAAATTAAACTAAACCCAAGTGATTGCCCATTTCCATTTCCCTCTGATTTTGTTCTGTGGAAAACAAACTTCCCCTAAAACCACCTCTCCTTTGCCACACACTTGCAAGGGCATCCCCTCTTTTGGGAATCA of the Melopsittacus undulatus isolate bMelUnd1 chromosome 4, bMelUnd1.mat.Z, whole genome shotgun sequence genome contains:
- the C4H10orf105 gene encoding uncharacterized protein C10orf105 homolog: MSTEDTGNGTSPTTPLLGLLVSTTELVPPSYTSPETADPLLVIVALVCIFLLLATFLIFVTLCKPAALDQARSGPHECMPHHPVDTSEPQLRFWKRLGSLRCSINTFRRSQPMSQRQLTCPRSSLTSQNWDIMESTKM